The genomic stretch TCCAACAGGCGGAGCGGCAGAAAGAAATCCGCAAGTCGATGCCGCCGCTGATGGACCTGTTGACGCCGGACCAGATCAAGATCACCAGGACCGGAACGCCCGAACAGAAAATCGCGCTGCTGAATTCATTCGACGCGGACAAACGCAAGCAGGTTGTCCGCGCCATTCCCTTTGCGTCTTTGGGCGATGTGCCGGAATTACGGCGCGAAGCAATGGCGGTATCTCAGCCCCAGCAGTTCGTGAACTTCGAGTTGACCGAAAACAAGCTCTACCGCGCGATCTATTCGAATCATCAGCTCGAAGAGGTGCTGGTGGATTTCTGGATGAACCACTTCAACGTCTACAACGGCAAAGGAAATGACCGGGTCCTCCTAACCGGCTTCGAGCGCGATGCGATTCGTCCGTATGTCTTCGGCCACTTCAAAGACATGCTGCTCGCGACGGCTCGCCACCCCGCGATGTTGTTCTATCTCGATAACTGGCAGTCGCAGTCGCCGCAAGACCCGCCGTTTGGTTTGATTCTTCCAGCGAACATCCGCCGGCCAGGCATCAATGAGAACTATGGCCGGGAACTGATGGAACTGCACACGCTGGGCGTCAACGGTGGTTACACGCAGGCTGACGTGATTGCGGTTGCCCGAGCATTCACGGGTTGGACCATCTACGATCCCCAGAGATTTGCGGAATTTCAGTTCAATCCGGCGAACCACGACCGCAAAGAGAAGGTCGTTCTCGGTCATACCATTCCCGCGATGGGCGCCGAACAGGACGGCGTGCAGGTGATCGACATCCTGGCGCATCATCCGTCGACGGCAAAGTTCATCTCGAAGGAACTCGCGCAGCGCTTCGTTGCCGACGATCCGCCGCAATCGCTGGTCGACCGCATGGCAGCAACGTTTATCAAAACCGACGGTGATCTTCGCGCCGTGATGCAAACGATGTTCAGCTCGGTCGAGTTCATGTCGGAAGGCGCCTGGCAAAACAAAATGAAGTCGCCGCTGGAAATGGTCGTCGCCGCGGTGCGGGCTATGAACGCGGACGTCACCGACACCTATACCCTTGCGCAGAAGATTGCCGACATGGGAGAGCCGCTTTACGGAAAGCTGGAGCCCACCGGCTATCCCAACACTGGAGAAGCCTGGACGAACACCGCCAGCGTTCTGGGCCGAATCAATTTTGCGGCGGCGCTCGCTTCCGGGCAGGTACCTGGCGTGACGGTCGACGTGAACCGCTTCAATGCCAAAACTCCTGCAGTGGTGGCAAGGGACATTCTGAGTATGCCGCCGTCGCCGGCCACGCTGGCGGCGATTCAGAAGGGAATTGAGGGGAGTCAAACAGCCCCATCAACTCTTGCGAGCCTCGTTATGGGTTCGCCGGATTTTCAGAGGAGGTAGTGATGCTGACTCGGCGTTGCTTCATTCGTTCTTCGGCTGTTGCAGTTGCAGGCGCCGGACTGGCGCCTTCATGGCTTCGGGCCGCGTCGCAGGAAACGAAGAAAAAGAAAATCCTGATCGCGATCTTTCAGCGCGGCGCCGCCGACGGTCTGAATATCGTGGTGCCTTATTTCGAGCAACCGTATTACGACCTGCGGCCCGGGATTGCAATTCCAGCGCCCGGCAGCGGCAGGCCGAACAGCGCGATCGATCTCGACGGCCGTTTCGGATTGCATCCACAGCTTCAGCAGCTCAAGCCGCTCTGGGACAGCAAACAACTCGCAATCGTCGAGGCCACGGGTTCTCCTGATCCTTCGCGTTCGCACTTCGAAGCTCAGGATTATATGGAGGCCGGTATTCCCGGAAATGCCGCGGGAGACGGTTGGCTGAATCGCGCGATGCAGCCCGAGCCCGGCGCCTCGACGTTGCGCGCGATCGCCGTCGGCGCCCAATTGCCGCGGACCCTTCGCGGTAACTGGCCTGCGGTTGCGGTCAATAACCTGGACCAATTCAAAGTCCACGATCAAAACTCAGCCGATATCCTGCAAGCGATGTATGCCACGACGCCGGATGCCAAGCTCCACGCGTCGGGGAAAGAAACATTCGAAGCCGTAAAGATGGTCGACGCTATCAATCAAAAGCCATACGCGCCCGCGAACGGCGCCCAATACAACAACGAATTCGGCCGTGGCCTGCAGCAGATCGCGCGTCTCATCAAAGCCGACGCCGGCGTTGAGGCGGCTTTTGCGGACATCGGAGGCTGGGACCACCACAGTAATGAACCAGGGCAGTTGAACGGACTGCTGCAGCAATATGGCAGCGCCCTCGCTGCTTTCGTCCGCGACATGGGCGACCGTATGGATGACATCGTCCTGGTGACGATGTCCGAATTCGGCCGGACTGTGAAAGAGGACGGAAACAATGGAACCGATCACGGCCACGGAAACGTGATGATGGTGCTGGGAGGTCCGGTACGCGGCGGTCACATCTACGGACGCTGGCCCGGCCTCGCGCCCGACCAGCTTTATGAAAATCGCGACCTCGCCGTCACCACCGATTTCCGCGATGTACTGGGCGAACTCGTCCAGAAACATCTCGGGCAGAGCACCGACAAGGTCTTTCCTGGCTATAAGCCCGGCCCCGCTCTGGGTTTGATCTGAACAGACCTTATTGCACCATTGGAAGTTTTTGCAGTTCTAAATTTGAAATGCAGCAACTTCCAATGATGCAATGGTGCAATATTCTTTCTTCTGCCTTTTGTGCTTCTTGTGGTTCCTTCCCTCTTTTTTCTTTGATGCCGCGCGCATACTATAGGCGTGCGCCTGTCGCCCCGACACGACCATGCCTTGTAAAATGAACCCCAGACGTTTTACCTGGATAGTACTTACGCTGCTGGCGCTGGCTTCGGCTGAAACTTCTTTTGCTCAATCCCAGACGGCGTCGGGCGACGTCAAGGGCACGATCACGGATGCGACGGGCGGCGTCCTGGCCGGAGCGACGGTCACGATCACGAGCATCGATACGCACCTCGAACGTTCTGTGTCCACCGACGGCATGGGCAACTTCAGATTCTTTCTTGTACCGCCTGCGGACTACGAAGTGAAAGTACAGCTGCCAGCGTTTTCGACGTATACCGTGGGGTCCCTGCACGTCGGGATCGGGCAGACGGTGACCCTCAATGCGGTGTTGCAGCCCGCTGCGATCCGGCAGGAAGTGCTGGTGCAGGATGAGACTCCCGCCATTGAACCGGAAAAGACCCAGCAGTCGAACACGATCGACGAGCGACAGATCGAAAACCTTCCGATCAATGAGCGGAACTTTCTCAATTTCACGTTGCTGACGCGTGGTGTGACGGACTCCAAAGGAATCGTCACATTCTCGTTGCCCCAGGCGAACACCTCCGGTTTGTCATTTCTCGGCCAGAGCGGCCGTTCCAACAACGTCACGATCGATGGCGCCGACAACAATGATGACGCCGTCGGCGCGGTCCGGTCGACGCTAAGCCAGGAAGCGATCCAGGAGTTTCAGATCAACCGTTCCGGCTTCTCGGCCGAGTTCGGCCGCGCCGGTGGCGGACTGATCAACATCGTTTCGAAATCCGGCGCGAACCGTGTGAGCGGAGACGTCTTCGGCTTTTTTCGCGACCATAGGTTCGATGCGCGAAATCCATTTGCTTTCGGACCCGGCGGATCGAACATCGATCCGCCGTATTCCCGCCAGCAGGCGGGGTTCACTGTGGGCGGTCCGATAAAAAAGGACCGGACTTTCTATTTTCTGTCGTATGAAGGATTGCGCGAGCGGGAATCGAACTTTGTCACGTTCATGGAAAACGCGACGTTCTTCCAGCCGACGGCTTCTCAACAGGCCTTGATCCAAGGCCTCGAGGCCAGCCCGGCGCCATCACTGAGAGCGTCCGGCGCGATGCTCAATACCTATCTGACGACTTCGCCGCAGCTCTTTCCGGAAACGATCAATGTTCTTCAGTCGAACAGCGGGATCTTTCCATACAAGAACAACAACAACACCGCCTCACTGCGGCTGGATCACTCGTTGTCGCCGTCCAATCAGATGTTCGGACGGCTGACCTTTACCGATATCGATACAATCGGCGGAAACACCGGCGGTCTGATAGCTCCCTCGCGCGGCGCGAATTTCGCGATTCAGGACTATTCGGGCGCGCTTGCCGACTCGCATTTCTTTTCGCCGTCCAAGGTGAACGAGTTCCGCTTCCAGTTTGCCAGCCGGATGTACAACGTGCTTCCTCAGGACGCCTTTGGCCCGGAGATCACGATCAACGGTGTGGCAGAACTTGGCCGCGATTTCTTTCTGCCGTCCAACCGGACGGAGGAGCGCTGGCAGTGGCTCGACAACCTGACTCTCGTCGAGGGCCGCCACGAAATCAAATTCGGTGTGGACTTCGACTACATTCCGCTTCAGACGACCACCGAAGTGTTCCTCGGAGGACGTTTTATTTTTGGAACGGGAATACCGCTCGCAAACGTGATCGATACGCTGCTGGGGCCCGGCAATTCCACCACGCTGGCCGCGGGACTGACCGCAACCGGACGCGCCGATCTGGTGCCGAACCTGTCCGATTCGATCAGCTCGCTGCAGGGATTCAACTTCGGATTGCCGATCGTGTACCAGCAGGGATTCGGCAACCCGCAGGCGGCGATCACCAATAAACAGACGGCCGCATATATCCAGGACAATTTCAAAGCCCACTCGACGCTGACGCTGAATTTCGGGCTGCGCTATGACATCGAATTCCAGCCGCCGCCGGTGCATCGCGACCGCAACAATTTCGGGCCGCGGTTCGGCTTTTCCTACAGCCCCGATACAAAGACAGCGGTCCGTGGCGGTTACGGCATCTATTATTCGCCGCTGTTTGAAGCCCTCAGCTTCGAGGCGCGGGTTCTCAACGGCACTCAGATCTCACAGATTTTCCTTCCGCTCACGGGCTTGCCGGCGCTGGGAGTCAATACGACTTCGGCTCAGGTTTGGGGACTTGCAGAGCAGTTGAAGGTTTTCGGCAGCCGCACCTTGACCGCGAACGACATCGCGCTGCTCGGCTTGCGGCCCGGTGTGACGCCGCCCGTTCTCATCAGCACCAGTCCCAAAATCGTGAATCCCTACAGCCAGCAATTCAGCCTGGGTATCGACCGGACTGTTTCCGGTATTACCTTTAGCGCCAATTACATCGGAAACCGCGGCGTGAAACTCATTCGCTCGCGAAACGACAACCTGACGCAGACGGGAACGAATGCCTTCGGCCCGGTGGATGGTCCGATCAACCCGGCGATTCTGCAGGACAACCGCACCGAGACTTCCGGCAGTTCGATTTATCACGGTCTGGCATTGAGCGTCACGAAACGGTTCAGGCGCCGCTATCAGATTCTGGCGTCTTATACGGTTTCGAAGGCAATCGACGATACGACGGACTTCATCACGGATCTTCAGGCTTCGAATCAGCTGAATCTGCGCGCGGAGCGCGGCTTGTCGTCGTTCGATCAGCGTCACCGGCTGATTCTCAGCAGCGTTATGGAACCGGTCGGTGGCATCACCGTCGCGCCGATCTTTACTTATGCCAGTGGTCATCCGTTCAATCTGCTGCTGGGCTTTGATGCGAACAACGACACCAACGCCAACACCGACCGTCCGGCCTTCGCCGGCAGGAACACCGGACTCGGGCCGAACGATATCGATTTCGATCTGCGGGTCTCCAGGGAACTCCGGCTCCGGCGGGACTCGAATTACCGTCTGGAAGGGCTCGTCGAGGCTTTCAATCTTTTCAATCGAGTGAATTTTTCCGGGCTGAACAACATTGTCGGAATCATGCCGTTCTCCACGTACAGGGCGGCAGGGGACCGGAATCGCAACCCCTCGGATCCGTTGGGCTTTACCTCCGCCTTCGACCCGCGGCAGATCCAACTGGGCGTGAAGCTGAAGTTTTAGGGTGTCATGAAGAAGCGAATCGTCCACTGAATTGCCCTTCCGTGGCTATAATGTGGAGCATGCAACTCGCTGAAAAAATGTCCCGGCTCGGGACGGAATCTGCTTTCGACGTATTAGTTCGGGCGCGAGCGCTCGAGAAGCAAGGGAAAAATATCATTCACCTGGAGATTGGTGAGCCCGATTTCCCGACGCCCCCGCACGTTGTGGAAGCGGGAAAGGCCGCACTCACCGAGGGATGGACGAAGTACGGGCCGAGCGCCGGATTTCCGGAATTCCGGGAAGTGATTGCGGCATACGTGTCGCGGACCCGCGGCATCAAAGTCGATGCCGACAACATCTGCGTCGTGCCCGGAGGCAAGCCGGTCATGTTTTACAGCATGATGGCGCTGCTCGAACCGGGCGACGAAGTGATTTATCCGAATCCGACATTCCCGATCTACGAGTCGATCGTCAATTTTGTGGGCGCGAAACCCATGCCTGTGCCGCTCGACGAAAATCGGGGGTTCGCTTTCGATCTGAATGTGCTTCGTGACCGCCTCTCGAAAAAGACCAAGATGGTGATTCTGAATTCACCCGCGAACCCGACCGGGGGGGTCATTTCGAAGGAAGACCTGAAGCAGATTGCCGGCATGCTCCGGGAACGGGACGTCATGATCCTCAGCGACGAAATCTATTCGAGGATCTTCTATGACAACGAACCGTCGTCCATCACAAGCCTGGACGGCATGCTCGAAAAGACCATCATCCTGGATGGATTCTCGAAGACCTATTCCATGACCGGCTGGCGCCTCGGTTATGGCGTGATGCCGCACTGGCTGGCTGCTGCGGTGACGCAATTGGCGGTCAATTGCAATTCATGCACCGCGAGCTTCGTTCAGCGCGCAGGAATGGCGGCGCTGCAGGGCCCGCAGGACGCCGTTACGGCCATGGTCAAAGAGTTCCGCCGGCGTCGTGATGCGATGGTCCAGGGATTGAATGAGATTCCCGGCTTCCGGTGCGTTCTGCCCGACGGCGCGTTTTATGCTTTCCCCAACGTCACCGGCACCAAAGTGCCGGCCAAGGAACTGGCCAATCTGCTTCTGAACGAGGCCGGCGTCGCATGTTTGTGGGGAAGCGCTTTCGGTCAATACGGCGACGGCTACCTGCGCTTCAGCTACGCCAATTCGCTGGAGAATATCCAGGAAGCGATTTCGCGGATCCGAAAGCTTTCGACCCGGTGGGCGTGAGGAAGAAGACTCATGGCATTTACACGATTCCTTATAGTTTTGCTCGCCAGTGCGGTTCTGATCCCCGGCTTTCTTGTCGCGCAGCAAAAGGCCACACAGGAGCCCCAGACCCTTTCCGTCAACGTCGAACTTGTCAATGTGTTGTTCACCGTATCCGACAAAAGCGGCAAATTCATAACGAACCTTCCCAAGGACGACTTCAAGGTTTTTGAAGACGAGCAACAGCAGAAGATTTCGAATTTCAGCAATGAAACCAATCTCCCCTTGAGTGTCGCGCTGCTGTTCGACACCAGCGCCAGCATCCAGGGCCGGCTCCAATTCGAACAGGACGCCGCGGGGGAGTTCTTTCAAACGACATTGCGGCGCGGGAAGGACAAGGCGTTGGTAATAACATTCGACCGGTCCGTCGCTCTTGCGCAGGATTACACGGACGACACGGAACTGCTGATCAAGGCGATCGGGAAAGTGCATGCGGGCGGCAATACGGCTATGTTCGACGCCGCCTACGAGGCGATGACGAAGAAACTCGCCGGCCAGGAAGGCCGTCACGTGATCATCGTGATCAGCGACGGCGACGACAACCTCAGCGAGAAAACCCTCGATGAGACGATCGAGATGGCGCAGAAGACGGATACGGTCATTTACGCCGTCGGCACGAGTTCGCCGGAATTGTTCGGCTCGACCAAAGAGCGTGGAAACAAATACCTCAAGAGGCTGGTCGACGAAACCGGCGGAAAGTTGTTCCTGCCCACGAAAGCCGACGATCTGACGAAGTCATTCCTCGAGATCAGCGAAGAATTGCGGTCCCAGTACACGCTCGGCTACCGTTCTTCCAACAACAAACATGACGGCGCTTACCGCAAGATCCGCATCACTGCATCCAATAAACAATTCAAAGTCCGCGCCCGCGAAGGGTACTATGCTCCGCGGCCTTCCGCGAACTGACGCGAGGAGGAAAGCCGCGATGAAGGCCCTGTGCATTTCAACATTTGTCGTCCTTGTTCTGGTCACCGTCGCAGTTCCGCTATCGGCGCACCACTCATGGCCGGTGAGCTATGACCGGCTCGTGACAGTAAAGGGCACTGTAATCCAGTTCGCCTGGTCTAACCCGCATCCGATGATGACCCTTGAGGTTCAGACCACCGATGGCCGGAGGGAGAAATGGCTGATCGGCGGCCCCGCTATCAACCGCCTGGAGGCCAACGGTTGGAGCAAGACGACAGTGAAACCAGGCGACGTGATCACGGGCATCGGCTATCAGTTCGCCGACGGCGAGAAGGTCATCCGGCTCGAACGCGTGGTGCTGGCCGACGGGAAGGAACTCCGCCTCTACGGCCGCTAGTTGACCTGCGATGAGCCCTTCTTCTCTTCATCAGCCGATAACTTCGCGAATTCTGGCGATGAGTTCGGCATAGCTGAACGGCTTTTGAAGAAACGCGATGCCACACCCGGCGAATCGCGTTGCGCTGGCCTGATAAATAGACATTCCGATGATTTTCAGATGAGGATGAGCGTTCTTTAGTTGAACGGCCAATTCGGCGCCATCGGTATCGGGCAGCAGAAAGGTCGTCAGCACGAGCTCGATTTTCAACCCGAGGCGCCCACAGATTTGTAAAGCGTGCCGCCCGGTTCTGCAGATCAGCACCCGATATCCCGCGGAGCGCAGAACGCACTGCAAGAGGGCCGCAAGGTCGCGGTCCTCCACCAGAAGTATGGTTGCTCGTGCCATATTTGCAAGCGCCGATGCGGCCTGAATCGTGCCGGATTCCGTTACAGAAGTGCGTCGCAGGCGGCAGAAAAATACCAGCAGCCAAAAATAATTATTTTGGTGTTTGAACGGGCATAAAGCCGCGCTTACGAGCGTCTCCGCTTTCGCGCCGTGGTCCCGGACACGTTTCTGGAAATGAACTTGTGCGCCATGCCGAGCAGGTCCCGCAATACAGCGGGAGTGACGCGAGACAGCCGGACTAAAACTGCATTGTAGAGTTCGTAGTGGTCCGTCAGATAGTAGATGTCGGGCGCCGCCGCAAGCAGTTCATCTCGATCATCGTTATCCACACGAACGACAAGCGAATTGGGTTCGGCAGAGCGGTTGACGGCCATCCCGGCCATGAGTTTTCCATGGACCTTGAGAGCTCTGGAGCCGTAGGCGGTGCTCTCTTCGACGCCCGGTAAGGTCAGTCCGATATCCCGCACGGTGTCGAAATTGACGGTTCGTTTAGGCATTTGACGCCGTGATTATACAGATCCGAGCTCTGTTTGAATGGCTTTGAGCGCGGTTCAAATTATTTTGGATAGTTCTGGTCACATGACCGCCGTTTACAGCCAGGTTTTTGCCTTGTACCTCTCATACTTCTTGCCGAATGTGCGGGTGAGGATTCGCTCCTCCGCCCGGGCGCGAAGGATCTGAACGGGGATGAGGACGATCAGCGCCAGCAACCACAGCGGATGCTGCATATACAGAATGAGGCCCACTATAAATAACGAGCTGAATACATAGATCGGATGGCGAATGCGTGAATACAGGCCGTGAGTAACAATGGCTGTAGCCTCCGGTGCAACGGAAAACGAACGGCCCAGTTGTATCCTGGCCACGATCAGAAGCGCAAGAGCCGGCGATCCGATGACAATTCCGGCGAGCCGTAGCGCGGTCCACGGTTGATTGCCGCGAGCCGCTACCAATAAGGTTACGGCAAGCAATCCAATGACAAGCGTAGCGATGTTCAACTTCATGGTTCTGCAATAACATATACCGGCCTGGAGGCGATTACGCAAATGACGCTACTTCAAAAACTCAAGCCCAAGCCGGGTGCAGCCGCCGTGATCAATTCGCCGAAAGACCTCGCAGTCGAGTTCAAGTCGATCAAGCCATCGGTTTCGATTCCGGCCAGAGCCAAAGAGCATTTCGATTTCGTGCTGCTGTTTGCGCTCAGCTCGAAGGAACTGGAGCCTCATTGGAGGCGGATCATCCCTGCGCTCAAACAGGATGCGGTGTTCTGGGTGGCTTATCCCAAGAAGAACTCGGGCATTCCGTCGGATTTGTCGGGAATGTCCGGTCCCTGGTCGGTTTCCTGCGGGTCTGCATGGCAACCCGTCGCGTCCGCAGCGATCGATGACACGTGGACGGGTATCCGATTTAAACTTGCGCCTAATCTGGAAAACGACCGCAAGGACCGGCAGTCCGAGGAAATCTGCGATGCCGACGGAACCGTGGTGGTGGATCGAGTCAACCGCGTCGTTCGGTCCCCGAAAGATCTCGCCGCCCTACTCTCGAAGCACCCGGAAGCCCTGGCATTCTTCGACAGTCTATCGTTCACGAACCGCAAGGAATATGTGGTCTGGATCGTCGAGGCGAAGAAAAGCGAAACGCGCGCGAATCGCGTGGAAATGGCGCTGGAGAAGATGGTCTCGAACAGGAAAAACCCATCCGAGAAGTGAAACGCCGTTAATGCGCAATCGAGGACGCGTGTGTTTCAGAAGCGCAAGTATTCGCCGGTCCCGTTGGGATCAGCGAATTCAATGAGGACCTGATTGCCGACACGATCAATGTGGCGCTGTCTGTGTCATCATTATGTGAAATGGACCGAACCTTCTTGTTGATTGGAGCTGTGCTGGGTTTTCTGGGTGTGGTTTTTGGCGCCTTCGGCGCTCACGCCCTGAGAAGCCGGCTTTCGCCCGAGATGCTGGCGGTTTTCGAGACAGCTGTGCGCTATCAGATGTACCACGCATTTGCGGTACTGATCGTCGCCGCCGCCATCGGGCGTATCGGAAATGCCGGACTCCTCGTGATGGCTGGGTGGTTTTTCTTTGCGGGCGTTGTACTGTTTTCGGGAAGCCTGTACGTGCTGGCCCTTACAGGTATGGGGATGCTTGGCGCGATCACACCGATTGGTGGTCTGCTTTTCCTGATCGGCTGGGCATGCCTCGTGGTGTTCGCGCTGGCAATCTGAAACCGCGAATTCAGTTTTCGGTCGGCGTTTTCTGAACGCTGTCGATGACGAGTATTTCGAGAGGCGCTGTTTTGGCTTCAAAGGTTAATCCGGCTTTCTGCAGCGAATTCACCAGCGAAGCGTTGGAGCCGAAATCGAGCAACCGCAGCGCCTGTGGCGGCAAAACGGCGCCCTGATTGATCCCGCCGCGAATCAGTATGGCGATCCGATCTTCCGGTGTGAGTTCGAGTGTAAAGTCGTAATGTCCCTTGAGGCTGGTCGTATCGACTACCGGCCGGTCCATAAAACGCGAGAGCAGGTCCGCAAAGCGAGGCATGTCGAGTTTCTTCGCTTCGAAGGAAGTGGGGCCAAGGGTCAACGATGTTCCTTTGCCCAGGTTCATAACGGCGCCGTTTGCGTTTCCACCGGCTGCGACTTCGATGGGGCCGCCGCTTCGGTAATCGGAATCGGGGTCGGAAGGAAGCTCCGTGATCTTCAATCCCGTCTTCCCAATGCCGAGAGCATAGACCGGGAACTCTCGCGTTTCGCGGTGCATTTTCATCTGGAAACGTTCGGCGAGCAGACTCTGAAGCATCTGGGGAACCTGATCCTGTGATGCCCCGTCCGGCAGCTTTGCGGAGATGTTGAAGCGCTGGCTGCCGATCCAGTCAGGGCCGGTGATCTGATTCGTCCTTACGCGGTACGACATGGCCACAAGGTCTTTAATGGACATGGTTGAAAGCGAGACTTGCGCACCGTCGATATGGAGACCAACTCCGACCTGCTCGATCCCGCCGGAGGCAGGCTTAATCGAGGCGACCTCGAATTCCGGGCGCGCTTGTCCGAAAACAATCGCACATGAGGCAATCAAAAGAATAATGACGCGCCGCATAAGCCTACTCTAACACTGGCGGTGATTACCGCTGAGGCAAATCCCGCTCCGGCGGGCCGTCATAGCCGATGTCTTTCAGGTCGAGCGCGCGGAACGGACGCTCGCGTGTCATTTCTTCTACCGCGTGCGCGGCAAGGCCGACGACACGGGGAACGATGAAGAAAGCACGGCCATACTGCCAGGAGATGCCGAGATCAGAAATAATTCCGGAAATTACGCCGTCGATGTTGGGCGGCAGCTTCAACTCGGAAGCAATCGATTCGATAAGGGCGAGGTGCGGTCCTGCGAGCTTCCATTCTTTTGCTTTGGCTGTAAGCATCATCGTCCGCGGATCGCGATCATGCCACGGATGCCCGTAACCCGGAACGCGCTGTTTACGCGATCGATATCCGGCAACGATTTCAGCGCCGGATTTGCCGGCCGGCACGCTCTCCTGAAGCATGCGGGCACATTGTTCGATCGCGCCGCCGTGATGATCGCCCAGGGAGATGACGCCGGCGGCGACGGCGGCCTGAAGCGGCACCCCACCCGATGCAACGAACCGCGTTGCGTCGATCGACGG from Terriglobia bacterium encodes the following:
- a CDS encoding DUF6152 family protein; translation: MKALCISTFVVLVLVTVAVPLSAHHSWPVSYDRLVTVKGTVIQFAWSNPHPMMTLEVQTTDGRREKWLIGGPAINRLEANGWSKTTVKPGDVITGIGYQFADGEKVIRLERVVLADGKELRLYGR
- a CDS encoding carboxypeptidase regulatory-like domain-containing protein, with product MNPRRFTWIVLTLLALASAETSFAQSQTASGDVKGTITDATGGVLAGATVTITSIDTHLERSVSTDGMGNFRFFLVPPADYEVKVQLPAFSTYTVGSLHVGIGQTVTLNAVLQPAAIRQEVLVQDETPAIEPEKTQQSNTIDERQIENLPINERNFLNFTLLTRGVTDSKGIVTFSLPQANTSGLSFLGQSGRSNNVTIDGADNNDDAVGAVRSTLSQEAIQEFQINRSGFSAEFGRAGGGLINIVSKSGANRVSGDVFGFFRDHRFDARNPFAFGPGGSNIDPPYSRQQAGFTVGGPIKKDRTFYFLSYEGLRERESNFVTFMENATFFQPTASQQALIQGLEASPAPSLRASGAMLNTYLTTSPQLFPETINVLQSNSGIFPYKNNNNTASLRLDHSLSPSNQMFGRLTFTDIDTIGGNTGGLIAPSRGANFAIQDYSGALADSHFFSPSKVNEFRFQFASRMYNVLPQDAFGPEITINGVAELGRDFFLPSNRTEERWQWLDNLTLVEGRHEIKFGVDFDYIPLQTTTEVFLGGRFIFGTGIPLANVIDTLLGPGNSTTLAAGLTATGRADLVPNLSDSISSLQGFNFGLPIVYQQGFGNPQAAITNKQTAAYIQDNFKAHSTLTLNFGLRYDIEFQPPPVHRDRNNFGPRFGFSYSPDTKTAVRGGYGIYYSPLFEALSFEARVLNGTQISQIFLPLTGLPALGVNTTSAQVWGLAEQLKVFGSRTLTANDIALLGLRPGVTPPVLISTSPKIVNPYSQQFSLGIDRTVSGITFSANYIGNRGVKLIRSRNDNLTQTGTNAFGPVDGPINPAILQDNRTETSGSSIYHGLALSVTKRFRRRYQILASYTVSKAIDDTTDFITDLQASNQLNLRAERGLSSFDQRHRLILSSVMEPVGGITVAPIFTYASGHPFNLLLGFDANNDTNANTDRPAFAGRNTGLGPNDIDFDLRVSRELRLRRDSNYRLEGLVEAFNLFNRVNFSGLNNIVGIMPFSTYRAAGDRNRNPSDPLGFTSAFDPRQIQLGVKLKF
- a CDS encoding MmcQ/YjbR family DNA-binding protein, with translation MPKRTVNFDTVRDIGLTLPGVEESTAYGSRALKVHGKLMAGMAVNRSAEPNSLVVRVDNDDRDELLAAAPDIYYLTDHYELYNAVLVRLSRVTPAVLRDLLGMAHKFISRNVSGTTARKRRRS
- a CDS encoding DUF1501 domain-containing protein: MLTRRCFIRSSAVAVAGAGLAPSWLRAASQETKKKKILIAIFQRGAADGLNIVVPYFEQPYYDLRPGIAIPAPGSGRPNSAIDLDGRFGLHPQLQQLKPLWDSKQLAIVEATGSPDPSRSHFEAQDYMEAGIPGNAAGDGWLNRAMQPEPGASTLRAIAVGAQLPRTLRGNWPAVAVNNLDQFKVHDQNSADILQAMYATTPDAKLHASGKETFEAVKMVDAINQKPYAPANGAQYNNEFGRGLQQIARLIKADAGVEAAFADIGGWDHHSNEPGQLNGLLQQYGSALAAFVRDMGDRMDDIVLVTMSEFGRTVKEDGNNGTDHGHGNVMMVLGGPVRGGHIYGRWPGLAPDQLYENRDLAVTTDFRDVLGELVQKHLGQSTDKVFPGYKPGPALGLI
- a CDS encoding VWA domain-containing protein, with the translated sequence MAFTRFLIVLLASAVLIPGFLVAQQKATQEPQTLSVNVELVNVLFTVSDKSGKFITNLPKDDFKVFEDEQQQKISNFSNETNLPLSVALLFDTSASIQGRLQFEQDAAGEFFQTTLRRGKDKALVITFDRSVALAQDYTDDTELLIKAIGKVHAGGNTAMFDAAYEAMTKKLAGQEGRHVIIVISDGDDNLSEKTLDETIEMAQKTDTVIYAVGTSSPELFGSTKERGNKYLKRLVDETGGKLFLPTKADDLTKSFLEISEELRSQYTLGYRSSNNKHDGAYRKIRITASNKQFKVRAREGYYAPRPSAN
- a CDS encoding DUF1800 domain-containing protein → MKRVGYYFAIAASLIIVVAFLANAAGRFDQKLPLDKQAIHVLNRLTFGARPGDVEQVRRLGVEKWIDQQLHPDRIPENPVLESKVKALTTVLMPGWQIAEKYSNALPGLIVGQALSIVASLTPQQRSQLQTGSAEQRMAALISLDTEKRRLYLASAAPQALEGFPEDIRQEADNARKVQQAERQKEIRKSMPPLMDLLTPDQIKITRTGTPEQKIALLNSFDADKRKQVVRAIPFASLGDVPELRREAMAVSQPQQFVNFELTENKLYRAIYSNHQLEEVLVDFWMNHFNVYNGKGNDRVLLTGFERDAIRPYVFGHFKDMLLATARHPAMLFYLDNWQSQSPQDPPFGLILPANIRRPGINENYGRELMELHTLGVNGGYTQADVIAVARAFTGWTIYDPQRFAEFQFNPANHDRKEKVVLGHTIPAMGAEQDGVQVIDILAHHPSTAKFISKELAQRFVADDPPQSLVDRMAATFIKTDGDLRAVMQTMFSSVEFMSEGAWQNKMKSPLEMVVAAVRAMNADVTDTYTLAQKIADMGEPLYGKLEPTGYPNTGEAWTNTASVLGRINFAAALASGQVPGVTVDVNRFNAKTPAVVARDILSMPPSPATLAAIQKGIEGSQTAPSTLASLVMGSPDFQRR
- a CDS encoding response regulator, whose translation is MARATILLVEDRDLAALLQCVLRSAGYRVLICRTGRHALQICGRLGLKIELVLTTFLLPDTDGAELAVQLKNAHPHLKIIGMSIYQASATRFAGCGIAFLQKPFSYAELIARIREVIG
- a CDS encoding pyridoxal phosphate-dependent aminotransferase produces the protein MQLAEKMSRLGTESAFDVLVRARALEKQGKNIIHLEIGEPDFPTPPHVVEAGKAALTEGWTKYGPSAGFPEFREVIAAYVSRTRGIKVDADNICVVPGGKPVMFYSMMALLEPGDEVIYPNPTFPIYESIVNFVGAKPMPVPLDENRGFAFDLNVLRDRLSKKTKMVILNSPANPTGGVISKEDLKQIAGMLRERDVMILSDEIYSRIFYDNEPSSITSLDGMLEKTIILDGFSKTYSMTGWRLGYGVMPHWLAAAVTQLAVNCNSCTASFVQRAGMAALQGPQDAVTAMVKEFRRRRDAMVQGLNEIPGFRCVLPDGAFYAFPNVTGTKVPAKELANLLLNEAGVACLWGSAFGQYGDGYLRFSYANSLENIQEAISRIRKLSTRWA